A genome region from Alicyclobacillus acidocaldarius subsp. acidocaldarius DSM 446 includes the following:
- a CDS encoding sigma factor-like helix-turn-helix DNA-binding protein, translating into MARSDLEDLIQEYELTLQRIKEAKRETQKRLQEHPELERDVWLYESMARSLDYTLCLMEGTTRVEHREVLVGDPAVLDRLAAKCVGGTQPGRWDRDDEGDAAEGAVEWWRQRLPVAWRSVLSLREAACLFAYERGMSYAGIAQALGVTRGSVQSYVRRAREKLERANAVQLGLFDDTPDLGA; encoded by the coding sequence GTGGCACGTTCGGATTTGGAGGATCTGATTCAGGAATATGAACTGACATTGCAACGCATCAAGGAGGCCAAGCGGGAAACCCAAAAACGTCTTCAAGAACACCCCGAGCTCGAGCGCGATGTGTGGCTGTATGAAAGTATGGCGCGCTCCTTGGACTACACCTTGTGCCTAATGGAGGGTACGACGCGTGTTGAGCATCGCGAAGTGCTCGTGGGCGATCCAGCGGTGTTGGATCGGCTCGCAGCGAAATGCGTTGGAGGAACACAGCCTGGAAGATGGGATAGGGACGACGAGGGAGACGCGGCAGAGGGTGCGGTGGAATGGTGGCGGCAGAGGCTTCCCGTCGCATGGCGCTCTGTGTTAAGCCTTCGCGAAGCCGCTTGTCTGTTTGCCTACGAACGCGGTATGAGCTATGCGGGGATAGCACAGGCATTGGGTGTCACTCGTGGATCTGTACAGTCATACGTGAGGCGAGCGAGGGAGAAACTCGAGCGTGCGAATGCCGTTCAACTCGGCCTATTTGACGATACACCGGATCTAGGCGCGTAA